The window AAGATTCCCTGTAATCGTCATTGTTCCTTTTCCTTTAGATAAGATAGATTCTATAAATAGAATATCTCCTCCTACTCTTGTCCAAGCTAATCCTGTAACTACTCCTGCTACATTATTGTTTTCGTATTTATCTCTTTCTAGTTTTGGTCCGCCAAGTACTTTAATAATGTCTTCATTAGAAACCTTTACATCATACTCCTCTTCCATTGCAATACTTTTGGCAGCATAACGCACCATTTTTGCAATTTGTTTTTCTAAACCACGAACACCAGATTCTCTAGTATAGCCTTCTACAATTTTTTCTAATTGCGGTTTTCCTATTTTTAGCTGCGCCTCTGTTAAACCATGTTCTTTTAATTGCTTTGGTAATAAATGACGTTTTGCTATTTCTACTTTTTCTTCAATAGTATAACCCGTTACATTTATAATTTCCATTCTATCACGTAAAGCTGGTTGAATGGTAGATAAACTATTGGATGTTGCAATAAACATCACTTTAGAAAGATCGAAGCCCATTTCTAAAAAGTTATCATGGAATTCGCTATTTTGTTCTGGATCTAATACTTCTAACATGGCAGAAGACGGATCCCCTTGATTCGAATTAGAAAGTTTATCTATTTCATCTAAAACAAAAACTGGATTTGCTGTTCCTGCTTTCTTTATACTTTGAAGAATACGTCCAGGCATGGCACCAATATATGTTTTTCTATGTCCGCGTATTTCTGCTTCATCACGTAAACCACCTAGAGACATACGTACATATTCTCTACCTAATGCTTCTGCTATAGATTTACCTAAAGAAGTTTTACCAACTCCTGGAGGTCCGTACAGACAGATGATTGGCGATTTCATATCGTTACGCAATTTAATAACTGCTAGATGCTCTAAAATCCTTTGTTTTACATCATCTAAACCATAATGATCTCTATCTAATATTTTCTTCGCACGTTTTAAATCAAATTTATCCTCACTAAACTCATTCCATGGTAAATCTAAAAATAGATCTAGATAATTACGTTGAATGGAGTATTCAGCAACTTGCGGATTCATACGTTGCATTTTCGCTAATTCTTTATTAAAATGCTCTGCAACTTTATCGTCCCATTTTTTCTTTTTAGAACGCATACGCATTTCTTCAATTTCTTCACCAGACGAAACACCTCCTCCAAGTTCTTCTTGAATGGTTTTCATTTGTTGGTGTAAGAAATATTCACGTTGCTGTTGGTTCATATCACTTTGAACCTTTAGCTGAATATCATTTTTAAGTTCCAATTTCTGAAACTCTAAATTCATATACTTTAAGGTTGCAAGTGCACGTTCTTTTAAATCGTTGTTCTCTAATAGAAGTTGCTTTTCTTTTACAGAAAGATTCATATTAGACGATACAAAGTTTATTAAAAACGAATTGCTTTCAATATTCTTAATTGCAAAGGATGCTTCGCTAGGTATATTCGGACTATCTTTAATAATCTGTAATGCAAGTTCTTTTATAGAATCTATAATAGCTTCAAACTCTTTGTTCTCTTTTGCAGGTTTCGCTTCGGGCACTTCACGAATGGTAGCATTCATGTAAGGTTCTTCAGTGATAACTTCTGCAACTTTAAAACGTTTTTTACCTTGTATAATAACCGTTGTGTTACCATCAGGCATTTTTAAAACACGTAGAATTCTTGCTACTGTTCCTGTTTCGTGAATATCACCTGCTTTAGGATCTTCTACACTTTCATCCTTTTGTGCAACTACACCAATAACTTTGCTTCCTTTATTAGCATCGTTAATTAGTTTAATCGATTTATCTCTTCCTGCTGTTATAGGAATCACTACTCCTGGAAACAATACGGTATTTCTTAAAGAAAGAATTGGTAAGGTTTCTGGTAGTTTTTCGTTATTTATTTCTTCTTCATCTTCAGGAGTCATTAACGGAATTAATTCTGAATTTTCATCAAAATCCTGTAATGACAAACTGTCAAGGCTTAATAAACTAGATTTCTTCATATATATATTTAAGTCATTCTGTCATTCTATAATAAACAACAGATTGATTTGAGTTTAAAATTATTAATAATTTATTTAATTATTTCAATGGTGTTCAATACGTTACCATTAATTACTAACTAAACATCTTCACTACTAAAGTCAATTAATATGCCAACGTTTTAAAATAGTTAGATTTTTTTTTACTAAACTGTAACAGTTTATCTTTATGCGTATCTATACTATAACAATTTGATATAACCATTTGACACTAACCAACCAAAATATCGAACAGCTCATAGCCCTATGTAAGTCTAATAACCAATTTGCGCAATTGGAGATTTATAATAGATACTATAAAGCAATGTTTAACGTAGCGTACAGAATTGTAAAAGATAGATTTGAAGCAGAAGATATCATGCAAGATTCTTTTCTATCTGCCTTTACAAAACTAGACACTATAAAAGATACAATGACTTTTGGTTCTTGGTTAAAACGAATTGTAATTAATAACAGTATTTATCATTTCAATAAAAATAATAAATACCAAGACGTTCCTTTAGAGGATGTATTGTATAAGATAGAAGACAATGATGGTATTTCTAGTGATTACGAGTTTACAAACTTAAAAGCGCAACAAGTTTTAGAGACTATGAAATTACTAAAAGACAATTACCGAATTGCCTTAACCTTACATCTTATTGAAGGATATGATTACGAAGAAATAAGCGGAATCATGCAGCTTTCTTATGCAAATTGTAGAACAACTATCTCAAGAGCAAAAGAAAGTTTAAGAAAAAAATTAGAACTAGTAGAACATTAAAAGAAATAATGATGAATAAAGATAATTTAGATACACTCTTTAATAATCTACAACATGATTTTGATTTGGAAGCACCAACTGTAGATCATGAAAAAAGATTTTTAAAGAAGTTAAACAAGCAAACACTTGCAGATACATCTAAACCAAAAAATAGTTTTTGGAAACCTTTTTTAAGTATTGCAGCATCTTTAGCAATTTTAGTAACTGTTTTTGTTACCACACAGCAAGAAGATACAACCCATGATTTAGCTAGTATTTCTCCAGAAATGGCAGAAACGCAAAACTTTTTCACCAATGCCATTGCTAGTGAATTAACAAAAATTGAACAAGAGTCTAGTCCAGAAACAAAATTACTAATCGCAGATGCTATGATGCAAATGCAACGTTTAGAAAAAGAATATAAAGATTTAAAAGAAGACTTGTCTGAAAGCGGCGAAGATAAACGCGTTATCTATGCCATGATTAGCAATTTTCAAAACAGAATAGATATTCTGCAAAATACCCTAACCCAAATAGAAAACATTAAACAGTTAAAAAATAGCACCAATGAAAGCAGCACTACTATATAAAATCACATTAGCCTTTTTGCTAATACCAATGTTACTTGTAGCAGGAAACAATCCTGTTATTAAAGGAAAACATACTAAAGAAAAAGTTATCAAAAAAGAGTTTTCTGTCGATGCAGATGCTACTTTAAAAGTAGATAATAGCTATGGGAATATAGATGTTATTACTTGGGATGAAAACCGAATAGTCTTTGAGATTACCATTACTACAAATGGTAATGATGAAGAAAAAGTTCAAGAAAAACTAGATGAGATTTCTGTAAGTTTTAATGCCTCTTCTAGCCTAGTTTCTGCAAGGACCATTTTTAATAATGACAAGTCTAGTTCTTGGTGGAAATGGAATAAAGGTAATAATGTAAACATGAAAATTAATTATGTTATAAAAATGCCTATTACCAATAATGTAAATTTGAATAATGATTATGGTAGTATCAATTTAGACAAGCTAAAAGGAAAAGCAACTATTAATTGTGATTACGGAAAAATAACAACCAAAGAGCTATTAGCAGACAACAACATTATAACCTTTGACTACTCTAACAATTGCTATTTTGAATATATTAAAAGCGGAAAAATAAATGCAGACTACAGTGGTTTTACGGTTGCAAAAGCTAAAAAGCTTGACATTGTAGCCGATTATACAAAATCTGTTGTAGAAATTGTTGAAGACATTTCCTATAATTGTGATTATGGTTCTATTTATATTGAAAAAGCAAACAATATAAAAGGCGATGGTGATTACCTTACTACAAGGATTGGAGATATTTATAAAAACCTATCTATTAACGCCGATTATGGTTCTATAAAAATTGATAATATCACAGCAAATGCTCAGAACATTAATATAGAATCGGATTACGTTGGAATCA is drawn from Lacinutrix sp. WUR7 and contains these coding sequences:
- the lon gene encoding endopeptidase La yields the protein MKKSSLLSLDSLSLQDFDENSELIPLMTPEDEEEINNEKLPETLPILSLRNTVLFPGVVIPITAGRDKSIKLINDANKGSKVIGVVAQKDESVEDPKAGDIHETGTVARILRVLKMPDGNTTVIIQGKKRFKVAEVITEEPYMNATIREVPEAKPAKENKEFEAIIDSIKELALQIIKDSPNIPSEASFAIKNIESNSFLINFVSSNMNLSVKEKQLLLENNDLKERALATLKYMNLEFQKLELKNDIQLKVQSDMNQQQREYFLHQQMKTIQEELGGGVSSGEEIEEMRMRSKKKKWDDKVAEHFNKELAKMQRMNPQVAEYSIQRNYLDLFLDLPWNEFSEDKFDLKRAKKILDRDHYGLDDVKQRILEHLAVIKLRNDMKSPIICLYGPPGVGKTSLGKSIAEALGREYVRMSLGGLRDEAEIRGHRKTYIGAMPGRILQSIKKAGTANPVFVLDEIDKLSNSNQGDPSSAMLEVLDPEQNSEFHDNFLEMGFDLSKVMFIATSNSLSTIQPALRDRMEIINVTGYTIEEKVEIAKRHLLPKQLKEHGLTEAQLKIGKPQLEKIVEGYTRESGVRGLEKQIAKMVRYAAKSIAMEEEYDVKVSNEDIIKVLGGPKLERDKYENNNVAGVVTGLAWTRVGGDILFIESILSKGKGTMTITGNLGKVMKESATIAMEYIKANAEELGVDPDVFGKYNVHIHVPEGATPKDGPSAGVTMLTSLVSLFTQRKVKKSLAMTGEITLRGKVLPVGGIKEKILAAKRARIKEILLCEDNRRDIEEIKPDYLKGLTFHYVSEMKDVIDIAITNQKVKNYKKL
- a CDS encoding RNA polymerase sigma factor, whose amino-acid sequence is MTLTNQNIEQLIALCKSNNQFAQLEIYNRYYKAMFNVAYRIVKDRFEAEDIMQDSFLSAFTKLDTIKDTMTFGSWLKRIVINNSIYHFNKNNKYQDVPLEDVLYKIEDNDGISSDYEFTNLKAQQVLETMKLLKDNYRIALTLHLIEGYDYEEISGIMQLSYANCRTTISRAKESLRKKLELVEH